The nucleotide sequence CAACTCATTTTGGAGGAATTTCTCCTGCGACGGCTGGTGTGACTGTATTTCCTTGTCTGTTCAGATCGCTCTCCTGAGTGCAACCGCTCATGCGCCTTCAGAAGACGTGGTAACTTGAATACCTTTCCACACTGGTCACAAGGGTGCCCCTCCGCCGTGTGGTGGACAATTATGTGCTCCTTCAGGTGCTGATTTAGCTTGTACGTCTTCCCACACATGTCACAGTGGTAAGGGCGTTCACCCGTGTGCAGACGTTTGTGACTGCTCAAGCTGCTgctctgtttaaaggtcttgtcACATATGTCACATCTGTAAGGTTTTACAGAGGTGTGCGTAAACATGTGGGCCTTAATGAGTCCGTTGCTGCCAAACACCTTCTGACAGACAGGGCATGGGATCTTGGGCTTGGGGCCATGGTCCCTTTGGTGTTTCTTCAGGTCAAACTCATAAACAAAAGTCTTTCCACACTGGGCACACAGGAACGGGCGGTTCCCAATGTGATAGCCCATGTGCCTCTTCAGCCCACTGGGATGAAAGAAGCGCATCCCACACTGCTCACAGATGAACGGGCGCTCCATGGTGTGCCAGCGCTCGTGGACAGACAGCTTGTATTGGGTTGGGAATCTCTTCGGACAATGAGTGCAGGGAAAGTTATTTTCACTTGCATGAGACTGGATATGTATTCTGCAATAGAATGCTTGGCTGAAGCCCTTTCCACAGATGGTGCATTTATGTGGTTTCGCACCCGTGTGGATGAGCTGATGATTCTTCAGGTCAGCCTTTTTCCGAAAGCCCTTGTCACACTTTTCACACTTAAATGGCCGCGCTTCAGAGTGATTTTTCATATGAGTGGTCATGCCTCCTAAGGACCTGAAGGCCCTGCCACACTCAGTGCACTtgaaaggtttctctcctgtgtgaatgcgGAGGTGATTTTCCAGCTGAGACGGATagacaaaactcttcccacactccTGGCAAATGATGGTTGCCTCAGGGATTTTCCTCTTCGAGGGTATCGTTATTCTTTGTGGCTTGGGCAGTCTCCTTCGGAGAACAGCCTTCTCTAAGAGATTGGCTTCTGCTTCCTGACCCCCAATTTCCACACTGCTTCCAAGACACGTGTCACCTGACCGGATCTCCTGGTCTACATCATTGTTTTGTGGAAGGGGTGGCAAGGAAGGGAGCAAAATCGAGTTACTTGCAATGTGGGAGACCCACTGGTGGACACTCGCTAGCCCGACCGGCTGGTTATCTGGCTGGTTCCCATTGGTGACTGTGGCAGGGGTGACAATATGTGAAGGAGAGGCATCAGCGATGAAAGTATTCATCAGTGTTGCAAGCtccttgtgtctctctgttggcAGCATGCTCTCTACTGTTGGTGCCCCTCCCACTGGCCTGCTTACACTTTGAGGAGTAGGTGAGACTATGTCGTTCTTTGACAGTGCATTGTCTTCTTCACTGTCGACTGCTGAATTTTTCACGCGACCCCCGTTATCCCTGGcattctgctcttctctctccacagtAGTTACTGCTCCAGCATGGTCCGATTCAACTGGCACCATTCCCAGATCCTCCAAGTCACTGAAGGAGGCAGGGCTCATGATGCTTAGAGCGGCTTCTAATGATTCCGCTGGTTCGTAAAAATCTGTCTGCATGGACTGCATTCCACAGGTTAAGCGGAAGGACAGGGAGGACAGCACACAGTCCCCTACAGAGGACGTGACAGGTACTGAGAAAAAGggacaaataaagaaaaatcaaTATTTTATATTACACCACATTCTGATTGTTTGAATTTGAAAGTATTGGGCATGTTTAGATTAATACCATTTCAAAATAATTAAAATTCCTGTAAATACAGCAGGTTCAAAGTTATCAATAGATTGAAC is from Oncorhynchus gorbuscha isolate QuinsamMale2020 ecotype Even-year linkage group LG14, OgorEven_v1.0, whole genome shotgun sequence and encodes:
- the LOC123994463 gene encoding uncharacterized protein LOC123994463 isoform X3, with protein sequence MTNTGPPLPLSSLRLMVSPLRLMYSFVWHVVNQRNVMHYGKVEEFVTVVTEAVPKLLSYKQRAQLILGLRARMILEMFRKDCPPNPQAIQCLLGKMNISGSAGQQDMEVEESQANFVSLVQTLLTNPYERKHFFQEEFHTQYGSKYDTALQALVGGLVFRLEQLLSVPDLSQIASIISAAPSDLEECGQSVSDPEHLKILLQHQNLLNKTQLNRNGPPLPLSSLRLLVSPLRLMYSFVWHVVNQRNVMHYGKVEEFVTVVTEAVPKLLSYKQRAQLILGLRARMILELFRKDPPNLQDIQRLLEKMNILGQKDAEVEESQANFVALVQTLLKNPYERKHFFQEEFHTQYGSKYDTALQALVGGLILRLERLLSVPDLSQIASIISAAPSDLEECGQSVSDPEHLKVLLQHQNLLNKIQLVPVTSSVGDCVLSSLSFRLTCGMQSMQTDFYEPAESLEAALSIMSPASFSDLEDLGMVPVESDHAGAVTTVEREEQNARDNGGRVKNSAVDSEEDNALSKNDIVSPTPQSVSRPVGGAPTVESMLPTERHKELATLMNTFIADASPSHIVTPATVTNGNQPDNQPVGLASVHQWVSHIASNSILLPSLPPLPQNNDVDQEIRSGDTCLGSSVEIGGQEAEANLLEKAVLRRRLPKPQRITIPSKRKIPEATIICQECGKSFVYPSQLENHLRIHTGEKPFKCTECGRAFRSLGGMTTHMKNHSEARPFKCEKCDKGFRKKADLKNHQLIHTGAKPHKCTICGKGFSQAFYCRIHIQSHASENNFPCTHCPKRFPTQYKLSVHERWHTMERPFICEQCGMRFFHPSGLKRHMGYHIGNRPFLCAQCGKTFVYEFDLKKHQRDHGPKPKIPCPVCQKVFGSNGLIKAHMFTHTSVKPYRCDICDKTFKQSSSLSSHKRLHTGERPYHCDMCGKTYKLNQHLKEHIIVHHTAEGHPCDQCGKVFKLPRLLKAHERLHSGERSEQTRKYSHTSRRRRNSSKMS
- the LOC123994463 gene encoding uncharacterized protein LOC123994463 isoform X1, producing the protein MDKRVKATASTGPPLPLSSLRLMVSPLRLMYSFVWHVVNQRNVMHYGKVEEFVTVVTEAVPKLLSYKQRAQLILGLRARMILEMFRKDCPPNPQAIQCLLGKMNISGSAGQQDMEVEESQANFVSLVQTLLTNPYERKHFFQEEFHTQYGSKYDTALQALVGGLVFRLEQLLSVPDLSQIASIISAAPSDLEECGQSVSDPEHLKILLQHQNLLNKTQLNRNGPPLPLSSLRLLVSPLRLMYSFVWHVVNQRNVMHYGKVEEFVTVVTEAVPKLLSYKQRAQLILGLRARMILELFRKDPPNLQDIQRLLEKMNILGQKDAEVEESQANFVALVQTLLKNPYERKHFFQEEFHTQYGSKYDTALQALVGGLILRLERLLSVPDLSQIASIISAAPSDLEECGQSVSDPEHLKVLLQHQNLLNKIQLVPVTSSVGDCVLSSLSFRLTCGMQSMQTDFYEPAESLEAALSIMSPASFSDLEDLGMVPVESDHAGAVTTVEREEQNARDNGGRVKNSAVDSEEDNALSKNDIVSPTPQSVSRPVGGAPTVESMLPTERHKELATLMNTFIADASPSHIVTPATVTNGNQPDNQPVGLASVHQWVSHIASNSILLPSLPPLPQNNDVDQEIRSGDTCLGSSVEIGGQEAEANLLEKAVLRRRLPKPQRITIPSKRKIPEATIICQECGKSFVYPSQLENHLRIHTGEKPFKCTECGRAFRSLGGMTTHMKNHSEARPFKCEKCDKGFRKKADLKNHQLIHTGAKPHKCTICGKGFSQAFYCRIHIQSHASENNFPCTHCPKRFPTQYKLSVHERWHTMERPFICEQCGMRFFHPSGLKRHMGYHIGNRPFLCAQCGKTFVYEFDLKKHQRDHGPKPKIPCPVCQKVFGSNGLIKAHMFTHTSVKPYRCDICDKTFKQSSSLSSHKRLHTGERPYHCDMCGKTYKLNQHLKEHIIVHHTAEGHPCDQCGKVFKLPRLLKAHERLHSGERSEQTRKYSHTSRRRRNSSKMS
- the LOC123994463 gene encoding uncharacterized protein LOC123994463 isoform X2 — encoded protein: MDKRVKATASTGPPLPLSSLRLMVSPLRLMYSFVWHVVNQRNVMHYGKVEEFVTVVTEAVPKLLSYKQRAQLILGLRARMILEMFRKDCPPNPQAIQCLLGKMNISGSAGQQDMEVEESQANFVSLVQTLLTNPYERKHFFQEEFHTQYGSKYDTALQALVGGLVFRLEQLLSVPDLSQIASIISAAPSDLEECGQSVSDPEHLKILLQHQNLLNKTQLNRNGPPLPLSSLRLLVSPLRLMYSFVWHVVNQRNVMHYGKVEEFVTVVTEAVPKLLSYKQRAQLILGLRARMILELFRKDPPNLQDIQRLLEKMNILGKDAEVEESQANFVALVQTLLKNPYERKHFFQEEFHTQYGSKYDTALQALVGGLILRLERLLSVPDLSQIASIISAAPSDLEECGQSVSDPEHLKVLLQHQNLLNKIQLVPVTSSVGDCVLSSLSFRLTCGMQSMQTDFYEPAESLEAALSIMSPASFSDLEDLGMVPVESDHAGAVTTVEREEQNARDNGGRVKNSAVDSEEDNALSKNDIVSPTPQSVSRPVGGAPTVESMLPTERHKELATLMNTFIADASPSHIVTPATVTNGNQPDNQPVGLASVHQWVSHIASNSILLPSLPPLPQNNDVDQEIRSGDTCLGSSVEIGGQEAEANLLEKAVLRRRLPKPQRITIPSKRKIPEATIICQECGKSFVYPSQLENHLRIHTGEKPFKCTECGRAFRSLGGMTTHMKNHSEARPFKCEKCDKGFRKKADLKNHQLIHTGAKPHKCTICGKGFSQAFYCRIHIQSHASENNFPCTHCPKRFPTQYKLSVHERWHTMERPFICEQCGMRFFHPSGLKRHMGYHIGNRPFLCAQCGKTFVYEFDLKKHQRDHGPKPKIPCPVCQKVFGSNGLIKAHMFTHTSVKPYRCDICDKTFKQSSSLSSHKRLHTGERPYHCDMCGKTYKLNQHLKEHIIVHHTAEGHPCDQCGKVFKLPRLLKAHERLHSGERSEQTRKYSHTSRRRRNSSKMS